A section of the Pseudorasbora parva isolate DD20220531a chromosome 2, ASM2467924v1, whole genome shotgun sequence genome encodes:
- the LOC137049511 gene encoding uncharacterized protein, giving the protein MSKALFRWSAQGHPELIFSRVDKLWWYPPQVPLKTSKSPPLENYFGHPLLLWMPRKLWQVKLTCPHPDCQKDLLTSAGLHQKIRQVFAFGKMYFVASEYLACRRCKRKVISWSHDIVSQLDIGHRVQFPCILTSKLACDIEVVSLMRQRGLGNSSSQIQRKLQERHAEVWLEKTVQYLTDCKGIASAVTSNLILPVTFEPALSMPSVPKHRWLMQVYAQDVLQRLDEIKATITSQYGRILKMDSTKKVARKLAGRSYGTATWATNVGNEHGQVIMSVLTASEGFGLGPMIEGLIKRYRVAGVAPPEIMYVDRDCCGNTLLRRMFEEWDQMTIRLDIWHFMRRFAVGCTTDSHQLYATFMSRLSHCIFMWDQDDLTALKKAKRAELEADRKPSSEADVLRCISRSELALHCRRTTRGTKETLALIESHIQAFDGDAGRDTLGVPLINSARMREILKSQRKHVACIQDPVGVQLYMQTGTVVKGGHRLPTYRCARGSTSLESFHLHLNRFIPGTLASDTFFQAYLLDGLARWNEDRAVAATTDEQQSHSYNHLLRHAVNTLAEEVMGKKIIPYVGPRKYTGELIGVEYLYQQTGKVLQDYKLAIEESETTEVGTEVDEDYAELEEIHDITVPTFDTEQTPASSSEASVSATSCPTPPATSPMSSLSVVPPSPVPSPVFKPMSSLSVVPPSPVPSSVFKPMSSLSVVPPSPVPSPVFSSLHTHSKPALSPEAHSFPVDQLSTETPHLPTSEENTSHDDSDGPDNIEGYGAVQDLAEFLVSLRDHRLALTGDECVKIITLWQAMGEYDKNKTIYSPRHKTTLKQGRFRATKKIVAPGVESTKRCFVGAHSPAQWPDCNRVVEAIFTRLCALYPNAVRCDGVRVSRFTMVARAYKHIRECIITNAKVMTETTIQLPEVNAATVTQWFSRRCKSQEQDILKQGIQAPGAPMAGPEKLPAAMQKGPILYSANLAEPHLFVLPPNTAGEAKLKGRSQPQTISQAPPSHQMTHPVIAPAPPVSLPFVLPSVQLPPVPGTSQMMFFNIPFLSAMPPSPQTQTPSQDVPYSTQQYRKRKQERENTGTVTRKYVRKTDVIMCKKCKKERKPPSHLQYFGNWYCKESETQSYSEWRAVLEERGYRRKKTGNDNPPGS; this is encoded by the exons ATGTCCAAGGCCCTGTTCAGGTGGTCAGCACAAGGGCATCCTGAGCTAATCTTTAGCAGGGTGGACAAACTTTGGTGGTATCCTCCACAGGTGCCACTGAAGACCAGTAAGTCTCCTCCCTTAGAGAATTACTTTGGCCATCCCCTGCTGCTCTGGATGCCACGAAAACTGTGGCAAGTGAAGCTGACCTGTCCGCATCCAGACTGTCAGAAAGACCTTCTGACCTCAGCTGGCTTGCATCAAAAGATCAGACAGGTGTTTGCCTTCGGTAAGATGTACTTTGTGGCATCTGAGTACCTGGCCTGCCGAAGATGTAAGAGGAAGGTCATCAGCTGGAGCCATGATATCGTCTCCCAGCTCGACATTGGCCACAGGGTGCAGTTCCCTTGCATTCTCACATCAAAACTTGCATGTGACATCGAGGTAGTAAGTTTGATGCGTCAGCGAGGACTGGGAAACAGCAGCAGCCAGATCCAGCGCAAGTTGCAGGAGCGTCATGCTGAGGTGTGGTTGGAAAAAACAGTCCAGTATCTGACAGATTGCAAGGGGATTGCCAGTGCTGTCACATCAAACCTGATCCTGCCTGTGACATTTGAACCTGCTCTTTCAATGCCTTCTGTCCCTAAGCACCGGTGGCTAATGCAGGTGTATGCCCAGGATGTCCTGCAAAGGCTGGACGAAATCAAGGCCACTATAACATCTCAATATGGTCGTATCTTAAAAATGGATTCTACTAAAAAAGTGGCCAGAAAACTAGCAGGACGCAGCTATGGCACCGCTACATGGGCAACCAACGTTGGAAATGAGCATGGACAGGTGATCATGTCCGTGCTCACAGCCAGTGAAGGCTTTGGTCTCGGACCAATGATTGAAGGCCTCATCAAGCGATACAGAGTGGCTGGGGTGGCTCCTCCTGAGATAATGTATGTTGACCGAGACTGCTGTGGCAACACTCTTCTGAGGAGGATGTTTGAAGAGTGGGACCAAATGACCATCCGGTTAGATATATGGCACTTCATGCGGAGATTTGCTGTGGGGTGCACCACCGACTCTCACCAGCTGTATGCAACATTTATGAGTCGCCTCAGCCACTGTATTTTCATGTGGGACCAGGACGACCTGACTGCACTTAAGAAGGCGAAGCGCGCAGAGCTGGAAGCTGACCGGAAACCATCATCCGAGGCTGATGTGCTGCGCTGTATCAGCCGTAGTGAGCTAGCCCTACATTGCAGGAGAACCACTCGTGGGACCAAGGAGACCCTGGCGCTGATTGAGAGCCATATTCAGGCCTTTGATGGAGATGCTGGTCGTGACACTCTGGGAGTACCACTAATAAATTCAGCCCGGATGAGAGAGATCTTAAAGTCCCAGCGGAAGCATGTGGCCTGCATCCAGGATCCTGTAGGTGTGCAGCTCTACATGCAGACTGGCACTGTAGTGAAGGGAGGGCACCGCCTGCCAACCTACCGCTGTGCCAGAGGTTCCACTTCGCTTGAGTCATTTCACCTACACCTTAACAGATTCATCCCAG GTACGCTGGCAAGTGACACCTTCTTCCAGGCGTACCTTTTGGATGGACTTGCAAGGTGGAATGAGGACCGGGCTGTGGCAGCAACAACAGATGAGCAGCAGTCACATTCTTATAATCATCTTCTGCGCCATGCTGTCAATACTCTTGCAGAGGAGGTTATGGGCAAGAAAATCATCCCATATGTTGGGCCAAGAAAGTACACTG gtgAACTTATTGGAGTGGAGTACCTTTACCAGCAAACTGGTAAAGTTCTGCAGGACTATAAGTTGGCCATTGAAGAGTCAGAGACGACTGAGGTTGGTACAGAGGTGGATGAAGATTATGCTGAACTTGAGGAGATTCACGACATCACTGTCCCCACCTTCGACACAGAACAGACACCTGCTTCTTCTTCAGAAGCATCAGTGTCTGCAACATCATGTCCAACCCCTCCAGCAACCAGCCCCATGTCATCACTGTCTGTGGTCCCTCCATCACCAGTCCCATCGCCTGTTTTCAAGCCCATGTCATCACTGTCTGTGGTCCCTCCATCACCAGTCCCATCGTCTGTTTTCAAGCCCATGTCATCACTGTCTGTGGTCCCTCCATCACCAGTGCCATCGCCTGTTTTTAGCTCACTACACACTCATTCAAAGCCTGCACTCTCTCCTGAAGCTCATAGCT TCCCAGTGGACCAATTATCCACAGAAACTCCTCATCTACCAACATCTGAAGAGAACACTTCACATGAT GATTCTGATGGACCTGATAATATTGAGGGGTATGGAGCCGTGCAGGACTTGGCAGAGTTTTTGGTTAGCCTTAGAGATCACCGTCTGGCCTTGACTGGAGACGAGTGCGTCAAGATCATCACCCTATGGCAAGCAATGGGGGAGTATGACAAGAACAAGACCATTTACTCACCACGTCATAAAACCACCTTAAAACAGGGACGATTCAGGGCTACAAAGAAGATTGTGGCACCAGGTGTGGAGAGCACAAAAAG GTGTTTCGTTGGGGCTCATAGTCCTGCACAGTGGCCTGACTGCAACCGAGTGGTGGAGGCCATCTTCACAAGGCTCTGTGCTCTCTACCCAAACGCGGTGCGCTGTGACGGAGTGAGGGTGTCCCGCTTCACAATGGTGGCACGAGCTTACAAGCACATCCGAGAGTGCATCATCACCAATGCTAAGGTGATGACCGAGACCACCATCCAGCTCCCAGAAGTGAACGCTGCAACAGTCACACAATG GTTCAGCAGACGCTGCAAGTCACAGGAGCAGGACATTTTAAAGCAGGGAATCCAAGCCCCAGGCGCACCCATGGCAGGACCTGAGAAGCTTCCTGCAGCTATGCAGAAAGGACCAATTCTGTATTCAGCCAATCTGGCTGAGCCTCACCTGTTTGTCCTGCCACCAAACACTGCTGGGGAGGCAAAACTCAAGGGGAGGTCCCAACCTCAGACCATCTCCCAGGCTCCACCATCGCATCAAATGACACATCCTGTCATTGCACCAGCACCACCTGTCTCTCTCCCTTTCGTTCTACCATCTGTGCAGCTTCCTCCAGTGCCTGGTACCTCACAGATGATGTTCTTCAACATCCCATTTCTTTCAGCTATGCCACCATCACCTCAAACACAGACACCCAGTCAAGATGTTCCTTACTCCACTCAGCAATACCGAAAGAGAAAACAGGAGAGGGAAAACACTGGAACTGTCACAAGAAAATATGTGAGGAAGACAGATGTTATTATGTGCAAAAAGtgtaaaaaagagagaaagccaCCATCACATCTTCAGTACTTCGGCAACTGGTACTGCAAAGAGTCTGAGACTCAGTCATATAGTGAATGGAGGGCTGTGCTAGAGGAACGAGGTTATAGGAGAAAAAAAACTGGAAATGACAACCCTCCAGGTTCTTAA